One window of the Niallia circulans genome contains the following:
- a CDS encoding NAD-dependent epimerase/dehydratase family protein, with product MKNVIVLGATGGTGAAITEELLNRGIKTIAFGRSMEKLRSLKEKLSNSNLLTLKAGNAFDYNSIYEAAKDVDVIFQCAAVPYEEMHRSQIPLGEGVMTAANKLSKKIVFIDGIYPYGKAITPLVDEEHPKNPHTKKGKIKLELEKLIFSNEWTKAEPMIIRLPDYYGPTANFNSYLGMTLVNIAKGKISAYIGSLSIPREYVYLPDAAKMIIELAMNNDAYGQNWNIPGKIITGKRLIQIAQSSAGKSAPVIPLTRYMLKLIGIFSPVMKEMVEMSYLTETPVYLDGSKYQKTIGSLIQTSFEVGLAETIRSIQKDTQ from the coding sequence ATGAAAAATGTTATTGTATTAGGTGCAACTGGCGGTACTGGAGCTGCCATTACAGAGGAATTACTAAATAGAGGAATTAAAACAATAGCTTTTGGTAGATCGATGGAAAAACTTCGTAGCTTAAAAGAAAAATTGAGTAATAGCAATTTATTGACATTGAAAGCAGGAAATGCCTTTGACTATAACAGTATTTATGAGGCTGCTAAAGATGTTGACGTAATTTTTCAATGTGCAGCTGTTCCATATGAGGAAATGCATCGTTCTCAAATTCCTTTAGGAGAAGGTGTCATGACTGCTGCAAATAAACTTAGCAAAAAAATCGTATTTATTGATGGAATATATCCCTATGGAAAAGCAATAACCCCGTTAGTCGATGAGGAACATCCAAAAAATCCCCATACAAAGAAGGGGAAAATTAAACTTGAATTAGAAAAACTAATTTTCAGTAATGAGTGGACAAAGGCCGAACCAATGATTATTAGACTTCCAGATTATTATGGACCTACAGCAAATTTCAACTCCTATTTGGGGATGACGTTGGTAAATATAGCAAAAGGAAAAATATCTGCTTATATTGGTTCTCTTTCTATTCCAAGGGAGTATGTATATCTACCCGATGCAGCAAAAATGATTATAGAACTTGCTATGAATAATGATGCATATGGTCAAAACTGGAATATCCCAGGAAAGATTATAACCGGAAAAAGACTCATCCAGATAGCCCAATCTTCAGCAGGAAAATCAGCTCCGGTAATCCCCTTAACAAGATACATGTTAAAACTGATTGGAATATTCAGCCCCGTCATGAAAGAGATGGTTGAAATGTCTTATTTAACAGAAACTCCTGTTTACTTAGATGGCAGCAAGTATCAAAAGACAATTGGTTCCTTAATCCAAACTTCATTTGAAGTAGGTTTAGCCGAAACAATTCGCTCCATTCAAAAAGACACGCAGTGA
- a CDS encoding NUDIX hydrolase, whose protein sequence is MYRVFGEKVDGLDYQIRKGVYAVIFNDARDKILTVQNSRGHYFLPGCGIENDESYQECLEREMLEETGYRISIGTFIGDAKRYFQSSKNEPLINEGYFYMAKLLETIQESIENDHFIKWIDIGSVKGQLFHEHRYWAVYQALSRVG, encoded by the coding sequence GTGTACAGGGTTTTTGGAGAAAAAGTTGATGGACTTGATTATCAAATAAGAAAGGGTGTGTATGCTGTTATTTTTAATGACGCGAGGGATAAGATATTAACTGTGCAGAATTCCAGAGGGCATTATTTTTTACCTGGTTGCGGAATAGAAAATGATGAAAGTTATCAAGAATGTCTAGAAAGAGAAATGCTGGAAGAAACGGGATATAGAATATCCATAGGTACTTTTATCGGTGATGCAAAGAGATATTTTCAATCGAGTAAGAATGAACCATTAATAAACGAAGGATATTTTTACATGGCGAAACTGTTAGAAACAATACAAGAATCTATCGAAAATGACCACTTTATTAAGTGGATAGATATTGGTAGTGTGAAAGGCCAGCTTTTTCACGAACATCGTTATTGGGCAGTGTATCAGGCCTTAAGCAGAGTTGGTTAA
- a CDS encoding protein-glutamine gamma-glutamyltransferase, giving the protein MIQIAGTTFQLQENWPLDQIERSILQYMQDDHNIYSYSSLVELQFELTMRKNIINSARAMNETQAQFTVFEQSRCNPAYWQLTSAGGFLLRPDVMPSDAIMDIYSNSSLYAFECATAAVIIIYHATLQTIGKRTFDTHFRNLYLYSWHVDTDLGLVTFNSNSFLPGDIVYFENPDFDLAAPWFRGLNAILLDDGRFFGHGFSIRTDQEIIQNLNEIRIPASNRSAFLSSLVTRPSFTHLSRLTQGQTRSTTFKLQLPVVHHNRSSISTLRYQNYLVQLGYMYKG; this is encoded by the coding sequence ATGATACAAATAGCAGGAACAACCTTTCAGCTTCAAGAAAATTGGCCATTGGATCAAATCGAAAGAAGTATTTTGCAGTACATGCAAGATGATCATAACATCTATTCTTATTCTTCTTTAGTGGAATTGCAGTTCGAATTGACAATGCGCAAAAATATCATTAATAGTGCAAGAGCAATGAATGAAACACAGGCACAGTTTACTGTTTTCGAGCAATCTCGGTGCAACCCTGCTTACTGGCAACTAACTTCGGCTGGGGGGTTCTTACTGAGACCGGATGTGATGCCTTCTGATGCCATTATGGATATTTATTCGAACAGTTCGCTGTATGCATTTGAATGTGCAACTGCTGCTGTTATTATCATTTACCATGCTACACTACAGACGATCGGAAAACGTACATTCGATACTCATTTTCGAAATCTTTATCTATACAGCTGGCATGTTGACACAGACCTCGGCCTTGTTACGTTCAATTCCAATAGTTTTTTGCCTGGTGACATTGTCTACTTTGAAAATCCCGATTTTGACTTGGCGGCACCATGGTTTAGAGGGCTAAATGCCATACTTCTGGATGATGGGAGATTTTTCGGACATGGCTTTTCCATAAGAACTGATCAGGAAATTATTCAAAATCTTAATGAAATAAGAATACCAGCAAGTAATCGATCTGCCTTTCTGTCAAGTTTGGTAACGAGACCATCATTTACCCATTTATCCAGATTGACCCAGGGACAGACAAGAAGCACTACGTTCAAACTACAACTACCTGTTGTTCATCATAACCGCAGTTCTATTTCAACTCTAAGGTATCAGAACTATCTAGTGCAGCTTGGATATATGTACAAAGGATAA
- a CDS encoding IS3 family transposase (programmed frameshift), giving the protein MSKFTAEMKLQAVTRYLSGKESYREIGKSIGIDHKSIVKWVRQYNYNGAEALMKRCTSYTQMFKLEVLQYMTENGTSLCETAAIFNIPAHSTLAVWKRKFETQGIEALQSQEQGRLSMKKDSNKQSSTDRSFEALEDRIKQLEMENEYFKKVECLSSKQGKITKQDKAQVVYELRHKYSVKSLVKLAGIPRSTYYDLVKRMNRPDPDTDIKREIQAIYEEHEGRYGYRRIRDELVNRGKKVNHKKVQRIMKELGLKCLVRMKKYKSYKGTVGKIAPNHLDRQFSADAPNEKWVTDITEFKLFGEKLYLSPVLDLFNGEIITYTIGSRPTYSLVSDMLEKALESLPKRHQLLMHSDQGWHYQMKQYRNLLQAKGIKQSMSRKGNCYDNSVMENFFGILKSELLYFKEFESVNHFKLELEKYIEYYNRKRLKGKLKMSPVQYRTHFQQVA; this is encoded by the exons TTGTCCAAATTTACTGCGGAAATGAAGCTACAAGCCGTAACTCGCTATTTAAGCGGAAAAGAAAGTTACAGAGAAATTGGAAAATCAATTGGAATAGATCACAAATCGATTGTTAAATGGGTAAGACAATACAACTACAATGGTGCAGAGGCATTGATGAAACGTTGTACAAGTTATACACAAATGTTTAAACTAGAAGTACTACAATATATGACTGAAAATGGTACTTCTCTATGTGAAACGGCAGCTATTTTTAATATCCCAGCGCATTCCACTCTAGCTGTTTGGAAAAGAAAGTTTGAAACACAAGGGATAGAGGCCCTTCAGTCACAGGAACAGGGGCGTCTATCCATGAAAAAAGATTCAAATAAACAAAGTTCTACTGACCGTTCTTTTGAAGCACTAGAAGATCGAATAAAACAACTGGAAATGGAAAATGAGTATT TTAAAAAAGTTGAATGCCTTAGTTCAAAACAAGGAAAAATCACCAAACAAGACAAGGCACAAGTAGTCTATGAGTTAAGGCATAAGTATTCGGTGAAGTCACTCGTAAAACTCGCTGGCATTCCACGCAGCACCTATTATGATTTAGTAAAACGAATGAATCGACCTGATCCAGACACCGATATAAAAAGAGAAATCCAAGCCATTTATGAAGAACATGAAGGTCGTTACGGATACCGACGTATTCGGGATGAGCTAGTGAATCGTGGAAAAAAAGTAAATCATAAAAAGGTTCAACGAATCATGAAAGAGCTGGGTTTAAAATGTCTAGTGAGGATGAAAAAATATAAATCTTATAAAGGCACAGTTGGTAAAATTGCGCCAAATCATTTAGACCGTCAATTTAGTGCGGACGCACCGAATGAAAAATGGGTAACAGATATTACAGAATTCAAGTTATTTGGGGAAAAGCTGTATCTATCGCCTGTATTAGATTTATTTAATGGGGAAATTATTACGTATACCATCGGTTCTCGACCAACGTATTCATTAGTTTCGGACATGTTAGAAAAAGCATTAGAATCCTTACCAAAAAGGCATCAATTACTCATGCATTCCGACCAAGGTTGGCATTATCAAATGAAACAATATCGCAACTTGCTTCAAGCAAAAGGGATTAAACAGAGTATGTCACGTAAAGGGAACTGTTACGATAACTCTGTAATGGAAAACTTCTTTGGGATACTGAAGTCAGAACTCCTTTATTTTAAGGAATTTGAAAGTGTGAACCACTTTAAACTAGAATTAGAAAAATATATAGAATACTATAATAGAAAACGGTTAAAGGGAAAATTGAAAATGAGTCCGGTACAATACCGAACTCATTTTCAACAAGTTGCCTAA
- a CDS encoding helix-turn-helix transcriptional regulator, producing the protein MYRKVAQDVICFLEDYLLEDWHLEDYASKIGYSKFHLSRIFKEETGLTISEYIRKRRLATAAMQLLYSDDSLIDIAFKLHFQSQEAFTRSFKELYTMPPGKYRRVMRILQGMEEKVMSDHTIIKGWNLSGSNPALYEMRTDEQVFHTGTKSGLLISKADIGEGQFGTMMQSFSADNWKGKRIKMSCFIKTEEVRRCGVWCRVDNALSDVIQFDNMDDRPIEGTTDWNFYTIVLDVPKESKSIHFGVLLTGTGKVWADGFKFEEVNLSVPSTNMLIRDTLPLEPINLDFNEG; encoded by the coding sequence GTGTATCGCAAAGTAGCTCAAGATGTAATTTGTTTTCTAGAAGACTATTTGTTAGAAGATTGGCATTTAGAGGATTATGCATCAAAAATCGGTTATTCAAAATTTCATTTATCAAGGATCTTTAAAGAGGAAACTGGATTGACGATAAGTGAATATATTCGAAAACGAAGACTGGCAACTGCAGCAATGCAATTATTATATTCAGATGATTCACTAATTGACATTGCGTTTAAATTACATTTTCAGTCACAAGAAGCTTTCACACGTTCTTTTAAAGAGCTATATACAATGCCGCCAGGAAAATACCGCAGAGTAATGCGAATACTTCAAGGAATGGAGGAAAAAGTGATGAGTGATCATACAATAATTAAAGGATGGAATTTAAGCGGTTCAAACCCAGCATTATATGAAATGAGAACAGATGAACAAGTATTTCATACAGGTACGAAATCAGGCTTGTTAATTTCAAAAGCAGATATAGGAGAAGGGCAATTTGGAACAATGATGCAAAGTTTTTCTGCAGATAATTGGAAAGGAAAACGTATTAAAATGTCTTGCTTTATAAAGACAGAAGAAGTTAGAAGGTGTGGAGTTTGGTGTCGAGTAGATAATGCTTTAAGCGATGTAATCCAATTTGATAATATGGACGATCGGCCGATAGAAGGTACAACAGATTGGAACTTTTATACGATAGTTTTAGATGTTCCGAAAGAAAGTAAATCGATCCACTTCGGAGTCTTGCTAACAGGAACAGGTAAAGTATGGGCTGATGGTTTTAAATTTGAAGAAGTAAATCTTTCTGTGCCATCGACTAATATGCTGATACGAGATACTTTACCACTAGAGCCAATTAATTTAGATTTTAATGAAGGCTGA
- a CDS encoding collagen-like protein, giving the protein MYNQEVYPTTNAYQQTERLNFLFPTAPPGPIGTPSIPGPGFGGPGGIPGFGGPSGIPGLQPSQAPTAPPPPFIPQQAMASPFAIDPGAIRLCMFRNTFIWLSNGDGFWFFPVFTGPRSVAGFRWNGRFWMIFGIDTRRIVSFTCF; this is encoded by the coding sequence ATGTATAATCAAGAAGTATATCCTACTACGAATGCCTATCAACAAACAGAGAGACTGAATTTTCTATTCCCAACAGCGCCGCCAGGACCTATTGGAACTCCTAGTATCCCAGGACCTGGATTTGGAGGCCCAGGAGGTATTCCTGGGTTTGGAGGTCCATCAGGTATCCCTGGATTACAACCTTCACAAGCTCCAACAGCACCTCCTCCACCATTTATTCCGCAGCAAGCAATGGCTTCACCATTTGCGATTGATCCAGGTGCTATTAGATTATGTATGTTTCGAAATACTTTTATATGGCTAAGTAATGGAGATGGCTTTTGGTTCTTCCCAGTTTTCACAGGACCAAGATCTGTAGCTGGTTTTAGATGGAACGGTAGATTTTGGATGATTTTTGGTATTGATACAAGGAGAATTGTTTCGTTTACATGTTTTTAA
- a CDS encoding TetR/AcrR family transcriptional regulator → MKEKQNRSNRRDEILSAAIEVFAQEGYYRATTMKVANKAEISQPYIFRFFSSKELLLEEALKLSWSRIQAAFTQVIQAASAENLEKELIQAYEGIMRNYENEILLQMQAQTIRETNIVTLMQEEFLKVHSIVYTAFQTAGVSNPSEKTLLFLARGMLCNISLALNLPKLMEIDD, encoded by the coding sequence TTGAAAGAAAAACAAAATAGAAGTAATCGCCGAGATGAAATTTTATCTGCTGCCATCGAAGTGTTTGCACAAGAAGGATATTATCGGGCAACAACAATGAAGGTTGCTAATAAAGCGGAGATTTCTCAGCCTTATATATTCCGTTTTTTTTCTTCAAAAGAACTATTACTAGAAGAAGCTTTAAAATTATCATGGTCTAGAATTCAAGCTGCTTTTACACAAGTTATTCAAGCTGCTTCTGCAGAAAATCTAGAAAAGGAACTTATTCAGGCTTATGAAGGAATTATGAGGAATTATGAAAATGAAATCTTGCTACAAATGCAGGCTCAAACAATAAGAGAAACTAATATAGTTACACTTATGCAAGAGGAGTTTTTAAAGGTACATTCTATCGTATATACGGCCTTTCAAACAGCTGGTGTCTCTAACCCCTCTGAAAAAACTTTATTATTTTTAGCCCGTGGAATGTTGTGTAACATATCACTAGCTTTAAATTTGCCAAAATTAATGGAAATAGACGACTAA
- a CDS encoding cell wall hydrolase: MARIAYRDADIDLMARMMRAEAEGEGNQGMLYVGNVIVNRVVGDCLDFKDLRTVEQVIFHVQGGNYSFEAVQKGNVFYQRARESERRLALQNVKYWRDHPAKFALWYFNPSGPCPTTWYDQPFTGQFKQHCFYEPKAGTCESVYRG, from the coding sequence ATGGCAAGAATAGCATACAGGGATGCAGATATTGATTTAATGGCAAGAATGATGAGAGCAGAAGCGGAAGGTGAAGGAAACCAAGGAATGCTCTATGTCGGAAATGTGATTGTTAACCGTGTTGTTGGAGATTGTTTAGATTTTAAAGATTTACGGACCGTTGAACAAGTCATTTTTCATGTTCAAGGAGGTAATTACTCTTTTGAAGCCGTTCAAAAAGGAAATGTCTTTTATCAAAGAGCAAGAGAATCAGAAAGACGGTTAGCGCTTCAAAATGTGAAATACTGGAGAGATCATCCAGCAAAATTTGCTTTATGGTACTTTAATCCATCTGGTCCATGTCCAACCACATGGTATGATCAGCCATTTACTGGTCAATTTAAACAACATTGTTTTTATGAACCAAAGGCCGGAACTTGTGAAAGTGTTTATAGAGGATGA
- a CDS encoding aminoacyl-tRNA deacylase, translating into MNELEGVLERTEFRYEIVHHQKPILSREDGMNYFGIEAGQTAPTFILKTDKGYFVFIVSGKRDKLDLKKIAILLDCSKVKLASPKEVKTVTGFEVGSVPMVGLDLPCVLDKSHFKYDFVYGGTGKATCTLKIEPQALQELNHVVAILES; encoded by the coding sequence GTGAATGAATTAGAAGGGGTTTTAGAAAGAACTGAATTTAGGTATGAAATCGTCCATCATCAAAAACCGATTCTTTCTAGAGAAGATGGCATGAATTATTTTGGGATTGAGGCAGGACAGACTGCTCCCACGTTCATTTTGAAAACAGATAAAGGATACTTTGTTTTTATCGTGTCGGGTAAGCGTGACAAACTTGATTTGAAAAAAATAGCAATTCTATTAGACTGTAGCAAAGTAAAATTAGCATCTCCAAAGGAAGTTAAAACGGTGACGGGATTTGAGGTTGGTAGTGTTCCGATGGTCGGTTTAGATTTGCCTTGTGTCCTTGATAAGAGTCATTTTAAATATGATTTTGTCTATGGAGGTACAGGAAAAGCTACATGCACATTAAAAATCGAACCCCAAGCCTTGCAGGAATTAAATCATGTAGTGGCAATATTAGAATCATGA
- a CDS encoding MerR family transcriptional regulator yields MLISEASQITNLTKKAIEYYIEQKLIIPNTLENGYRDFSEKDIECLKKIYVLRKLGLSTEEIRSVLVDKTNNTLQRISIQKELTLQREQEKKSLLNELRICKDYTVISKKLRMIEQHETVTEKILEAFPDYYGRFICLHFARFLKEPITTAVQQAAYEEIIAFLDNVPPPQLAEDLQLFLMESTNNMDTESMQDMLAQTKQSIENPDKFLTERKEFIERYLEYKQSEEYKNSPIYKIQQIFKAFNHTSGYDDVFIPAMKKLSASYAAYCKQLESANEKLLLQYPALDSLKE; encoded by the coding sequence ATGTTAATAAGTGAAGCAAGTCAGATAACAAATTTAACGAAAAAAGCGATTGAGTATTACATCGAACAAAAATTAATCATTCCAAATACGTTAGAAAATGGCTATCGGGATTTTAGCGAAAAGGATATTGAATGTTTAAAGAAAATTTATGTTCTTCGGAAACTGGGGCTGAGTACAGAAGAAATTAGGTCCGTGCTTGTTGATAAGACAAACAACACATTACAGAGGATATCCATCCAAAAAGAATTGACGTTACAGAGAGAACAAGAGAAAAAATCCTTACTGAACGAACTCCGCATTTGTAAAGATTATACAGTAATAAGTAAGAAGCTGAGAATGATAGAACAGCATGAAACTGTAACGGAAAAGATATTAGAGGCTTTTCCAGATTACTACGGTCGATTTATTTGTCTGCATTTTGCACGATTTTTAAAAGAGCCTATTACTACTGCCGTGCAGCAAGCGGCATATGAAGAGATCATTGCGTTTTTAGATAATGTTCCGCCACCTCAGTTAGCGGAGGACTTACAATTATTCTTAATGGAAAGTACAAACAATATGGACACAGAAAGTATGCAGGATATGCTCGCACAAACAAAACAGTCTATTGAAAACCCTGATAAGTTTTTAACAGAAAGAAAGGAATTTATAGAGCGATACTTAGAGTACAAACAATCTGAGGAATATAAAAATTCTCCGATTTATAAGATTCAACAAATTTTTAAAGCGTTTAATCATACAAGTGGTTATGATGATGTATTCATTCCTGCTATGAAAAAGCTGAGTGCTTCTTATGCAGCATATTGCAAGCAACTGGAATCAGCAAATGAAAAATTATTGTTACAGTATCCAGCATTAGATAGCTTGAAAGAATAA
- a CDS encoding DUF5661 family protein gives MITGKIVLTHLNEFPDYYKKLKALEEEAKAFGIKDKAGAYIAERNSQIVKMKNRS, from the coding sequence ATTATTACTGGAAAGATTGTATTAACTCATCTTAATGAGTTCCCTGATTACTACAAAAAATTAAAGGCACTGGAAGAGGAAGCGAAAGCATTTGGAATAAAGGATAAAGCCGGGGCTTATATTGCAGAACGAAATAGCCAAATTGTAAAGATGAAAAATCGTTCATAA